CGGCGAAGTTCCAGGAAGTCGGCTTGATCTGACCGTGCTGCCCGAGGGCTGAACGGATCCTTCGGCGTTTGTTTTCAACTGAACCGTTTCAGTCTGAGTTGGTGAGTAATGAGTGTTGCGTTCGCTGGAAGTTCGACCGTCAGTCTGTCGCGGGAAGGGCCACTGCGCGTGATGATCGTCGACGATTCCGTCGTCATCCGCGGTCTGATCTCGCGCTGGATCGGCGCCGAGCACGACATGGAGGTCGCGGCCTCCCTGCGTACCGGACTTGAGGCGGTCAACCAGCTCGAACGCATCAACCCCGATGTCGCCGTGCTCGACATCGAAATGCCCGAACTCGATGGCCTCTCGGCGCTGCCGCAGCTTCTGGCCAAGAAGCGCGACCTCGTCATCATCATGGCCTCCACGCTGACCCGCCGTAACGCGGAGATCAGCTTCAAGGCGCTGTCGCTGGGTGCGGCCGACTACATTCCGAAGCCGGAATCGACCCGCGAGGCCTCCGCCGCCGACATCTTCCATCACGACCTGATCCAGAAGATCCGTCATCTCGGCGCGCGACTGCGCAGGAAGTCGCCGATCGCAAGCCCGTCGCTCGCACCCGCGAGCCCGGCTCCGCTTGCGCGCGAGCCCGCCGCGCGTCCTGCGGCGCCAGCGCCGGCCGCACCGGCGGCCTCCGCCGCCTCGCTCGTCAAACGCTCGTTCTCGACGCAGGCCCCGAAGGTGCTGTTGATCGGCTCCTCGACCGGCGGGCCGCAGGCGCTGATGTCGCTGGTGACCGAACTCGGTCCGGTGATCGATCGCTTCCCGGTGCTCATTACGCAGCACATGCCGCCGACGTTCACCACCATTCTCGCCGAGCATCTGGCGCGTTCGAGCCGCAGGCCCGCGCATGAGGCAATCGATGGCGAGGCGGTGAAGCCGGGCCAGATCTATCTCGCGCCGGGCGGCAAGCACATGCGCGTGGTGCGGAGCGGGGCTGAGGCCGCGATCGCGCTCGACGATGGACCTGCGGTGAACTTCTGCAAGCCTGCGGTCGATCCGCTCTTCACCTCCGCCATCGACCTCTGGCATGGCGGCATTCTGGCGGTGATCCTGACCGGCATGGGCTCGGACGGCATGCGTGGCGGCAAGGACATCGTCGCTGCCGGTGGCAGCGTGATTGCGCAGGACGAAGCGACCAGCGTGGTGTGGGGCATGCCGGGTGCGGCCGCGAATGCCGGCATCTGCGCCGCGATCCTGCCGCTCAATCAGATTGCGCCGAAGGTCAATCGGCTGTTCTCGGGAGACCGCTCGTGACGCCGATGGATTATGAATATCTGCGCAAGTTCCTGAAGGAGCGTTCGGGTCTCGATCTCTCCGCCGACAAGACGTACCTGGTCGAGAGCCGGCTGATGCCGCTCGCGCGCAAGGCGGGCCTTACCGCAATTCCCGATCTCGTGCAGAAGATCAAGACTGGCGACGGCAAGCTTGCGACCGACGTGGTCGAGGCGATGACCACCAATGAGACCTTCTTCTTCCGCGACAAGGTTCCGTTCGATCATCTGCGCGATACCATCCTGCCGGGCCTGATCCAGGCGCGCGCGGCACGCAAGTCGCTCCGCATCTGGTCGGCGGCGTCGTCGACCGGGCAGGAGCCCTATTCGATCGCGATGTGCCTGAAGGAGAAGGGCGCCGCGCTCGCCGGCTGGCGCATCGAGATCGTCGCGACCGATCTGTCGCAGGAGGTGCTGGAGAAATCCAAGGCCGGCGTCTACAGCCAGTTCGAGGTGCAGCGCGGCCTGCCGATCCAGTTGCTGGTGAAATACTTCACCCAGTCCGGCGACATCTGGCAGCTCAATGCCGACGTCCGCTCCATGGTACAGTTCCGCCAGCTCAACCTGCTCCAGGATTTCTCGCATCTCGGCACGTTCGATGTCATCTTCTGCCGCAACGTGCTGATCTATTTCGATCAGGACACCAAGGCGGTGATCTTCGAACGCATGGCGAAGAGCCTGGAAGGCGACGGTACGCTGCTGCTCGGCGCGGCTGAATCCGTCGTAGGCATCACCGACGCCTTCCGCCCCGTCGCCGACCGCCGCGGCCTCTACCAGATCAATCCGGCGCGCGGCGCACGTCCGGCCGGTGCGCCGATGCTCGCAGGCATGAGGATCGCCGCGGCGCGGTGATCTGCTCGTTTTCCCTTCTCCCCTTGCGGGAGAAGGTGGCATAGGCGGCCTTCGGCCGCCGTTCTTAAGAAAGCCGATGCTACGCATCGGCTATGGCGCCGGATGAGGGATTGCTTCCGCGCGCACTGCAAGAGTTGCTCTCGCGGAGAGAGACCCCTCACCCGTCTCGCCGCTATCGCGGCGAGCCACCCTCTCCCGCAAGGTGAGAGGGTAAGAATGTCCGCTTCACAAAATCGCGTGCGGCAAAAATCGCGAGCTGTTGCCGGTGATCGGGCTTTCGTCCTCACGAATTGACAATCCGCAGGGCTCGTGGTTGACGAGCCAGCTTCCGACCACGGGATAGAAGCCGGAAAAATTCGGCAGTGGCGAGAGCGCCTGGCGGACAAAACCTTCGGCGCCGTAGGGGCCCGCGTGCTCGTCGAGCGGGACGCCGCCTGAGACCAGCGTGACGTTGGCGCCTTCGCGCGACAGCAGCGGCTTGCGCACGTAGGAGCCGCCAAGCTCGGCTGCGCGCGGGTCATCCTCGAAGAAGGCCGGCAGCAGGTTGGGATGGTTCGGAAACATCTCCCATAGCAGCGGCAGGATGCCCTTGTTGGAAAGCACCGCCTTCCACGGCGGCTCGATCCAGCGCGTCGGTGCCTCCTTGAGCTTGGCGCCGAAGGCATCGTGGAACATCCATTCCCAGGGGTAGAGCTTGAAGGCGAGCGCGATGTCGCGGTCGTCGCAGTCGACGAAGCCGCCGCCTTTGTCGCGCCAGCCGATCTCCTCGATGTCGAGCAGCGTGGTCGATAGCCCCGCTTGCCGCGCGGTGTCTTCGAGATAGGCGAGCGTGCCGGCGTCTTCTTCGCTGCCGGTCGTGCCGGTGAGATGCAGATGCCGGCTTGAGGCGATTGTCCTCCAGGCTTCGATCAGCCGCTCATGAATGGAGTTGAACTGGTCTGCGCGCGCCGGGATGATGCGCCGCTCGATCGCCTGTTCGAGCCAGGTCCATTGAAACACCGCGGCCTCGAAGATCGAGGTCGGGGTATCGGCGTTGTATTCGAGCAGCTTGGCCGGCGACTTGCCGTCAAATTTCAGGTCGAGCCGGCCGTAGAGGCTGCGGTCGTCGCGCTCCCAGCTATCGGCGATCAGGTCCCAGAAGGCTTCCGGAATCTTCAACCGTTGCAGATGCTGCTCGTCACTGATGACGCGGCCAGCGAGCTCGAGGCACATCGCGTCAATCTCGCCGGTCGGCGTTTCGATCGCGCGTTCGATCTCGTCGAGCGTGAAGGCGTAGTAGGCGCGCTCATCCCAGTAGCGCTCACCATCGATGGTATGGAAGTCGAAGCCGCATTGCTGCGCGGTTTGCTCCCAGTCGTCGCGCTCGGAACAGACGATGCGCTGCATGCTATTTCCTGCGCATGATCTCCGCGCAAACGCGTTCCGCGTTTGTCGCGAGGGAAAACTGGCGCCCACTTTTCCGGATCATGCGCTAGCCGCCGCCGTGGCCATGACCATGACCGCCATGTCCGTGGACGACATGCAGCGTGCCGCCGAAGCCGCCATAGGTGGCGGGCCGGCAATAGGGTTGTCCGTCGAGGCCGGGA
This region of Bradyrhizobium sp. CCGUVB1N3 genomic DNA includes:
- a CDS encoding protein-glutamate O-methyltransferase CheR, whose translation is MTPMDYEYLRKFLKERSGLDLSADKTYLVESRLMPLARKAGLTAIPDLVQKIKTGDGKLATDVVEAMTTNETFFFRDKVPFDHLRDTILPGLIQARAARKSLRIWSAASSTGQEPYSIAMCLKEKGAALAGWRIEIVATDLSQEVLEKSKAGVYSQFEVQRGLPIQLLVKYFTQSGDIWQLNADVRSMVQFRQLNLLQDFSHLGTFDVIFCRNVLIYFDQDTKAVIFERMAKSLEGDGTLLLGAAESVVGITDAFRPVADRRGLYQINPARGARPAGAPMLAGMRIAAAR
- a CDS encoding glutathionylspermidine synthase family protein translates to MQRIVCSERDDWEQTAQQCGFDFHTIDGERYWDERAYYAFTLDEIERAIETPTGEIDAMCLELAGRVISDEQHLQRLKIPEAFWDLIADSWERDDRSLYGRLDLKFDGKSPAKLLEYNADTPTSIFEAAVFQWTWLEQAIERRIIPARADQFNSIHERLIEAWRTIASSRHLHLTGTTGSEEDAGTLAYLEDTARQAGLSTTLLDIEEIGWRDKGGGFVDCDDRDIALAFKLYPWEWMFHDAFGAKLKEAPTRWIEPPWKAVLSNKGILPLLWEMFPNHPNLLPAFFEDDPRAAELGGSYVRKPLLSREGANVTLVSGGVPLDEHAGPYGAEGFVRQALSPLPNFSGFYPVVGSWLVNHEPCGLSIREDESPITGNSSRFLPHAIL
- a CDS encoding chemotaxis response regulator protein-glutamate methylesterase; this encodes MSVAFAGSSTVSLSREGPLRVMIVDDSVVIRGLISRWIGAEHDMEVAASLRTGLEAVNQLERINPDVAVLDIEMPELDGLSALPQLLAKKRDLVIIMASTLTRRNAEISFKALSLGAADYIPKPESTREASAADIFHHDLIQKIRHLGARLRRKSPIASPSLAPASPAPLAREPAARPAAPAPAAPAASAASLVKRSFSTQAPKVLLIGSSTGGPQALMSLVTELGPVIDRFPVLITQHMPPTFTTILAEHLARSSRRPAHEAIDGEAVKPGQIYLAPGGKHMRVVRSGAEAAIALDDGPAVNFCKPAVDPLFTSAIDLWHGGILAVILTGMGSDGMRGGKDIVAAGGSVIAQDEATSVVWGMPGAAANAGICAAILPLNQIAPKVNRLFSGDRS